In Nevskiales bacterium, the genomic window AGGAAGGCCGGCCGGAACAGGTTGTTCACGTTGGGCGGGCTGAAGGTGTTGAGCGAGTTGACGATCAGCAGGGTGCTCTCGCCCCAGTTGATGGACTGGCGACCGAGCTTGACCGCGAGCTCGCGATCGCCGAAGAACGGGAAGGTGCCGGAGACGTTGAAGTCCAGCAGCTGGAAGCCGGCGCCGATCTGGTCGTCCACGTCGTCGTTGTTGACGCGGGTGAACTCGACGCGGTCGCCGCGGTCGCCGCGCCGGCCTTTCGCGCCGTTGTTGTTGAGGCCGTTGGGTCCGTCGATGGTGCCGGCATTGAAGTAGAGCTGCTTCTTGCCGCGGTTCTCGGTGTCGTAAAAGCCCAGGCCGCGGGCGAAGAAGCCGAAGTTCTTCCAGGTCAGGTTGACGTCGGTCGTGAAGCGGCCCACCGCCTGGGTGATCTCGCCCTTGTCGAAGTTCATGTTGCCGTCGTCGTAGTTGCTCGAGCCGGCCCCGGGCGCATCGACGAAGATCTGGTTCACGCCCGGGCCTTCGCCAATGAAGCTGTTGAGTTCGATCGGCGCCCCGTGCAGCGGATTGGCCACGTCGAGGTGGCCCTGGCAGCTGGTGCCGGCACGATTGGAGGCGCGTGGGCAGAGTTCCGGATTCAGCGCCGATTTGGCGATCAGGTCGTCCGCGCGATCTTCTACGCGCCATTGCGCGCCGAACTGCACCGAAGTGTTGATCGCGGCGTTGACCGTTTCCTCGCCGAGCTGGAACTCGAACTGCGCCGCCTGCGCGGGCAGGCCAAGTGCAAGGACCGTCAGCATGGCCAGGACGCGGCGCAAACCGGCCGCAGACTGCATCCGCAAGTCAAACCACATCATGTGAACTCCTCCCGTACACGCTCCGCGAAAACGGCCGCGCGCATTGTTTTATAAGGCAATACTGAAGCACGGCTCGGCCACGCGAAGGGTAGCATCCCCGCGCCCGGCAGGCCAGATGGGCGGGCGGGGGTGGCGGTCAGCGCCGCCTGCGATGCTGCCTGGGCTTGCGCAGATTGCGGGCCGCCTGCGCGCTGTCTTCCAGGGTCTCGAACTGGTCGGACACCAGCTGGCCGATCTCACGGTTGATGCGGCGGATGGCGTCGTAGACCATGCCGATGGTCTGCCGCTGCTTCTGCCTCAAGCCCAGCCGGTCGTCGCGCAGCAGGCCGCTGCGCTCCAGCGCCTCGAACGGCAGGTCGGCGATGTACTGGTGCACCTGCTCGACGGAGGTGGCGCCCTTGTCCACCGCTTCCTGGATGAAATCCTTGAGCAGCTCGATGCGCTGAAGCCTGTTCACGGTGCCGTTTCCCATTGGGCCAGCGCTCAAGCTTAACGCCTGCGCCGGAGCCATGCGTGCGGCGCGCATCAGGCGGGGGCCGGGCCGCCCCCGCCGGGGAACGCCAGCCGCAGGTTCTTCAGCCAGGTGGTGCCGAACTGCCGCCACAGCGAGCCAGTGTTATAAGGCAGGCCGTAACGTTTGGCCGCCGCGCGCACCCGCGGTGCGATTTCAGGATAACGGTTGCTGCACATGTCCGGAAACAGATGGTGCTCGATCTGGTGACTCAGATTGCCGGACAGCACATGGAACAGCGGGCCGCCCTGGATGTTGCAGGAGCCCAGCAGCTGCCGCACATACCAGCGCGCGCGGGTCTCGCCCTCGACCTGTTCGACGGTGAAATTATGAACACCGGCCGGAAAGTGGCCGCAGAAGATGATGATGAAGGCCCAGATGTTGCGCAGGATGTTGGCGGCGGCGTTGGCGCCGGCCACCAGGCCGAAGGCCAGCCAGGGCGAGGCCGGCACCCAGAACGAGATCGGGATGCTGACCAGCAGCGCGGCGCCCGGCCACATGATGTAATCCTTCAGCACCTGCCGCCAGACCTTGCGCCCGATGCGCCGCATCAGGGGCGCGATCTCTTTCCAGGTCTTCTTGCCCTTCATGTGATCGTCGATCGCCTGCTCGTGCAGCGCCACGCCTTCCTCGAACAGCAGCATGAGCAAGACGAAGAACAGTGGCTGCAGCAGGTACAGCGGATGCCA contains:
- a CDS encoding acyl-CoA desaturase → MNTARLPVNLTDAQIEEFGRELDAIRDEVMDSRGERDRAYILKLIRTQRTLAVTGRFVIYAGLFLVPAWGHALASWWTCLSVIGLGTFMLGIAKILENMEIAHNVLHAQWDWMKDPEIQSNTWEWDTMSPADRWMHSHNVVHHTWTNVIGKDLDVGYGIMRVTPMQKWHPLYLLQPLFFVLLMLLFEEGVALHEQAIDDHMKGKKTWKEIAPLMRRIGRKVWRQVLKDYIMWPGAALLVSIPISFWVPASPWLAFGLVAGANAAANILRNIWAFIIIFCGHFPAGVHNFTVEQVEGETRARWYVRQLLGSCNIQGGPLFHVLSGNLSHQIEHHLFPDMCSNRYPEIAPRVRAAAKRYGLPYNTGSLWRQFGTTWLKNLRLAFPGGGGPAPA